The Inmirania thermothiophila nucleotide sequence AGCCAGCCCAGGCGCTGCTTCGCCCGGCGCAGGTTGAAGAAGAGCTTGCGCTGGGCCTTGGTGGTGGCGACCTTGACGATGCGCCAGTTGCGCAGGATGAACTCGTGGATCTCCGCCCGGATCCAGTGCACGGCGAAGGAGACCAGGCGCACCCCCATGGCGGGGTCGAAGCGCTTGACCGCCTTCATGAGGCCGATGTTGCCCTCCTGGATGAGGTCGCCGAGGGGCAGCCCGTAGCCGAGGTAGCCGCGGGCGATGTAGACCACGAAGCGAAGGTGCGCGAGCACCAGGCGCCGGGCCGCCTCGAGGTCGCGCCGCTCGCGCCAGGCCCGCGCGAGCTGCCGCTCCTCCTCGGCGTCCAGCACCGGGATGCGGTTGACGGCCTCGATGTAGGCGTCGAGGTTGCTGACCGGCGCCGGCAGCGTCAGGCGTGCCTCGATCGGCAGCGTCATGGTGCATTCCTCCCCCTGCGTCGGTGTCCGTGTCTCGCGGGCACCTTGAGTTTAGCACTCACCGCCTTCGAGTGCTAACGGCGGGGAAGGTTCCCCGGGCGCAGGGGCGGGCGGGTTTCGTATCAAATTTGGTCGCGTCAACGATCAGGTTATTGCTATAATTCGCGTGATGAGAGAGGCGACCTCCAAGGCCCCCGACGAGACCCGCCTGGGCTTCCTGCTCACCCGACGCTTCGCCTTGTTCGCGCTGGCCGCGGCGCTGGCGGTCGGGGCCGGGCTCGCCGCCCTGTACCGTTTCTACGTCGTCGAGGCCCTGGTGTTGCAGGAGCGCCGCCACGCCGAGAGCCTCGCGCGCAGCCTGGTCTCCGTGCTGCACCACCACTACGACGGGCTGCTCGACGCCAGCGCCGCCATGACCGCGGTCGAGCTCGCCCGCCATCCCCTCCAGGAGGACCTGCGCGAGCTCCTCGAGGCCGCGGGCGGCGGGCGCGTGGTGCGCGCCAAGCTCTACGACGGGCAGGGGCGGACGGTGTTCTCGACCCGGCCCTACGAGGTGGGTGAGGACCAGGCGCGCAACCCGGGGGTGCGTTCCGCCCTCGGCGGGCAGGTGCACTGGGCCATCGAGCGGCGCGGCCACTTCAACGTCCACGACCGGGTGGTGGAGCAGCAGGACCTGCTCGAGACCTACGTGCCGGTGGCGGAGCGGGACGATGGGGGGCGCGTCCACGGCGTGGTCGAGCTCTACACCGACATCGGCCCTCTCTTCGCCCAGGTGCGGCGGGTGCAGTGGGCCCTGGCGGCGGGGACGGCGCTGGCGCTGCTCCTGCTCTGGGCGGGGATCACGTGGTACGTGCGCCGCGGGGCGCTCGCGCTGGCGGCGCGGCTCGTCCGGCGCGAGACCCGGCTCGCCGAGGCCGAGGCGCGCATCGCGGGCCTCGAGGCCGACCTGGCGGCGGCGCGGGAGGAGGCGCGGCGGGCCGAGGGGGAGCGCCGGCGGGCGCTTCGCGAGCTCGAGTACGCCCGCATCGCCTTCGAGAAGACCAGCGAGGGGATCGTCGTCACCGACCGCACCGGCGCGATCCTCGCGGTCAACCCCGCGTTCACGCGGCTGACCGGCTACGCCCCCGAGGAGGTGATCGGCGAGAACACCCGCATCCTCTCCTCGGGCCGGCACGAGCCGGCCTTCTACGAGGCCATGTGGCGGGAGCTGGCCGAGCAGGGGCAGTGGCAGGGCGAGATCTGGAACCGGCGCAAGAGCGGCGAGTTCTATCCCGAGTGGCTCAACATCACCGCGGTGCGGGAGGCCGACGGCGAGATCACGGGCTACATCGGCATCTTCTCCGACCTCAGCCGCGTCAAGGCGGCGGAGGAGCAGGCGGCCTACCTGGCCCAGCACGACCCGCTCACGGGGCTGCCCAACCGCGCCCTGCTGCGCGACCGCATCCAGCAGGCCCTGGCGCACGCCCGCCGCGCCGGGGAGCGGCTGGCGCTGCTGTTCGTGGACCTGGACCGCTTCAAGGACATCAACGACACCCTCGGCCACGCCGCCGGCGACCTCGTCCTCAAGGCCGTGGCGCGCCGCTTCGCGCGCTGCATCCGCGCCGACGACACCCTCGCCCGGCACGCCGGCGACACCTTCGCCGTGCTCGCCCGGGGCATCGACCAGGCCGACGACGCCGCGCGCCTCGCCCAGTGCCTGCTGGACGCCCTCGCCGAGCCGGTCACCGTCGAGGGGCGGCAGCTCTTCCTGCGGGCCAGCATCGGCATCGCCGTCGCGCCGGAGGACGCCGAGGACCCGGACTCGCTGCTGCAGCACGCCGATGCCGCCATGTACGAGGCCGCCTCCGCCGGCGGCGGCCGCTACCATTTCTTCGCCATCGCCCTCGAGGAGCAGGCGCGGCGGCGGCTGGACCTGGAGGGCGCGCTGCGCAAGGCCCTCGAGCGCGGGGAGCTGCTGCTGCACTACCAGCCGCAGGTGGACCTCTCCGACGGCGCCATCGTGGGCGCCGAGGCCCTGGTGCGCTGGCGCCACCCGGAGCGGGGCCTGATTCCGCCCGGGGAGTTCATCCCCGTGGCCGAGGAGAGCGGGCTCGTCGTGCCCCTGGGCGAATGGGTGCTGCGCGAGGCCTGCCGCCAGGCCTACCGCTGGCGCGTCGAGGGGCTGCCGCCGGTGCGGGTGGCGGTCAACCTCTCGGCGCGCCAGTTCGCGGCCGGCGACCTCGCCGAGCTGGTCGAGCGCATCCTCGACGAGACCGGGATGGAGCCGCACTACCTGGAGCTCGAGCTCACCGAGAGCGCGCTCATGGCCGACACCGACCGCGCCGCGCGCACCCTCGGGGCGCTGCGCGAGCTCGGCGTCCATGTCGCCGTCGACGACTTCGGCACCGGCTACTCCTCCATGGCCTATCTGCGCCGCTTCCCCCTGAGCGCGCTCAAGATCGACCAGGCCTTCGTGCGCGGCCTGCCGGGGAGCGAGGAGGATGCCGCCATCGTCGGCGCCACCGCGGCGCTGGCCCGCGCGCTGGGGCTGCGCACCGTCGCCGAGGGGGTCGCCACCAAGGCGCAGTGGCTCAAGCTGCTCCAGCTCCGTGTGGACGAGATCCAGGGCGAGCTCACCGGCTGGTCCGGACCGCCCGAGGAGCTGGCGCGGCGGCTGCGGGAGGGGCGGATCCTGCAGGCCTGAGGAGGCTTTGCGTCGAGGCGGCGCAAGGCGCTAGGATCGGCGTCACGGGTGAGGGGGGAGCATCCGGCCACCGTGACCAGGGAAGGTGCGGCAAGGGACCTGATCCGCTTCGCGCTGGCGGCGCTGGTGGCCGGCACGGTCGTTCTCGCCTTCCTCGCCGCCGCGGTGTGGCTGGCCGCGGCCGGCACCGCGGGCGGCTACGAGACCCTGGTGCGCGGCGCCCTTGCCCTGCGCCGCGGCCTCGATCTTGCGCTGCTGCTCGCGGCCGGGCTCGCGCTGGGACTCGGCGCCCTCGCCGCGGGGGCGGCGGCGCTCTACGCCTCCTTCCGCGTCGTCGGGCCGCTCTACCGCATCGCCCGTAATTTCGAGCGCCTGCTGGAGGCCGGCCCGGTGCCGCCGGTCCCGGTGCGCCGCGGCGACCGCCTGCGCCGGGAGGCGCGGCTGCTGGAGCGGGCCAGCGCCGCCCTTGAGGGCCACGCCGCGGCGGTGGCCGAGGAGGCGCGGCGGGCGCGCGAGGCCCTCGCCCGGGGTGAGGACGCCGGGCCCCGGATCGAGGCCCTGAGGGAGCTCGTCCGCCGTGTGGAGGTCTGAGCGGCGGCCCGTGCCCCTGGTCTGGGCGGCGCCGGTGGTGCTGCTGGCGGCGGTGCTGCTGGCGTCGCGGCCCGAGGGCGCGGCGGCGCCGACCCACCCCGACACCGTGTGCGCGGGCTGCCACCTCGCCGGCCCGCGCACGCGTCCGGAGACGGCGCGCTTCCTCGTCGCCTCGGAGGAGCGGCTCTGCGGCGGTTGCCACGCCGCCGCCCTGCGCGCCAGCCATCCCACCGGGGTGCGCCCGGTGCGGCCGCTGCCGGCGGCCTATCCCACGGACTGGAAGGGGGAGCTGACCTGCAGCACCTGCCACGACGTGCACGCCGCGGGGCCGGGCAAGCTGCGCGGGGAGCGCCGCGGGCGCGGGTTCTGCCTCAGCTGCCACGAGCAGGCCTTCTTCGACGCGATGCCGGAGGGCGGCACGGCCCTCATGGTCTCGGGGCATCTGGCCGACGACGGCCCCCCCGCCGGGCGCATCGACCGCTACTCCGCGCAGTGCCTGGGCTGCCACGCGGACAAGCTCGGCCTGAAGGAGGTCCGGATCGACGTCCGCGGCGTCCTCCGCCATCCCGAGCGGGCCCTCAACCATCCCATCGGGGTGCGCTACGCCGACGCCGAGGCGTACGGCGGCTACCGCCCGGCGGCGCTGTTGCCGCGCGAGATGCTGCTCCCGGGCGGGCGCCTGAGCTGCCTCTCCTGCCATCGCGCCTACGAGGCCCGCCACGGCGCCCTCGTGCGGCGCTACGACAACGGGGAGCTCTGCTACCAGTGCCACGACCTGTGACGACCCCGGCAGGCGCGGAGCGGCGTCGGCGGCGCTACCTCGGCGTCGCCCTGCAGCGGCGGCTGATCCTCGTCCTGGCGGCGCTCGAGGCGGTCCTCGTGGCGGCCTTCCTGCTGTGGCTTCGCGCCCGCCTGGGCGGGCTCGCCGAGGCGCTGGCCTTCCGCGCCCACCCGCCTCCGGGACCGGTGGCGCCCCTGTTCCTGGCCGAGATCGCCCGTGCGGCGGCGGGGTTCGTGGCCGCCAACGCCGCGGTCCTCCTCGCCGCCGCCGCGGTCTGGGAGCGGCGCGTCGCGGCCCTGCGCCGCCCGCTGTGCCGGCTGCTCGCGGCGGCGGGCGATCTCGACCTGCGGCCGCGCCCGGCCGGTGGCGGGCACGAGGCGCTGGAGCTGGCGCAGGTGTGGCTCGCCGCCGAGCGGGCCCGGCACCGCCGCGTGCGCGAGCTGGTCGCGGGCCTCGCCGGTGCCGGCGCGGAGGACTGCGCGCGGCGCCTCGCCGAGATCGAGGCCCGGGTGCAGGGGCCGCCGCGCTCCGGCTAGGGCGTGCCGGCCCAGAGGACGTCGGCGGCGTCGAAGACGGGGCCGTCGACGCAGACCCGGCGCATGGCCGGTCCGCTCGGCGTGCGCACCGGCACGGTGCAGCCGGCGCAGCCGCCGACGCCGCAGGCCATGTGCTCCTCCAGCGAGACCTGGCAGGGCAGGCCGAGGCGGCGGGCGAGCGCCGCGGTCGCCGCGAGCATGGCCGGCGGGCCGCAGGCGTAGACCGCGACCTCGGCGAGGGCCTGCGGCGCCAGGGCCTCGAGCCAGCGCTCGGCAAGCCCCGTCACGTGCCCTTGGAAGCAGCCGGGCAGGCCCGCGTTGCTGGCGAGCCGGCAGGGTACGCCGCGGTCCTCGAGCCAGCCGAAGGTGGCGATGACCCCGGTCGGGATGCCCTCGATGAGCATCTGCGAGGGGCGGGGCGGGAAGGGAAAGGGCACCTCGGAGCCTGCGAGCAGCAGCGGCCGGTGGCTGCGCGCCGCCGCCATCCGCTCGGCGAGGAAGATCATGGGCGGGATGCCGACGCCGCCGCCGAGGAGCAGGGCCCGCGGCCGCCCCGCCACGGGACGGAACGGGCGGCCGATGGGGCCGAGGAGGTTCAGCGTCTCGCCCTGGCGGCGGCGGGCGAGAAGGCGCGTGCCCCGGCCCACCACCTTGAACAGCAGTTCCACCGTGCCCCGCAGGCGGTCGGCGCGCAGGATCGAGAGGGGGCGGCGCATGGGCAGGGCCTCGTCGCAGCGCACGTGCACGAACTGGCCAGGCTCGGCGCCGGCGGCGATGCGCGGGGCCTCGAGGCGCAGCAGATGCTGATCCGCGGGCAGGGCCTCGGCGGCGAGGATGCGGGCATCCTCGACGTGGATGGCGGCCGTGCTCACGGCGCCGGCTCCTCGTGCACGATCCGCCCCTCGAGCAGGGTCCAGCGCACCCGGCCGCGCAGGGTGCGGCCGAGGAAGGGGCTGTTGCGGCCGCGGCTGCGCAGGGTGGCCGCCTCCACCGTCCATGCCGCGTCGGGGTCGAACAGGCACACGTCGGCGACGGCGCCGGGGGCGAGGCGCGGCGGCGCAAGCCCCAGCACCGCGGCGGGGCCGGCGGTGAGGCGGGCGAGGGCGGTGGCGAGGTCGCAGACCCCGTCGGCGACCAGGGCCAGGGTCAGGGGGAGCAGGGTCTCCAGGGCCGAGATCCCGGGCTCGGTCTCGCCGAAGGGGGCGAGCTTGGCGTCGGCCTCGTGGGGCTGGTGGTCGGAGCAGACGGCGTCCAGGGTGCCGTCGGCGAGCCCCGCGCGCAGGGCCTCGCGGTCGGCGCCCTCGCGCAGCGGCGGCCGCAGGTGGCACTGGGGGTCGAAGCCCTCGAGGTCGTCCTCGGTGAGGTGGAGCTGGTGGGCGCTCACATCGGCGGTCACCGCCAGCCCCTCGGCCTTGGCGCGGCGCACCAGCGCCACCCCGCGGGCGGTGGAGAGGCGGCAGAAGTGGACCCGCGCGCCGGTCTCCTCGGCCAGCGCCAGGGCCCGGGCGATGGCCACGGTCTCGGCCGAGGGCGGGATCCCGGGCAGGCCGAGGCGGGTCGCCACCCGGCCCTCGTGGGCGATGCCGCCGTCGCGCAGCGCCGGATCCTCCGGGCGCAGGTGCAGGGGCAGGTCGAAGGTGGCGGCGTAGGCCATGGCCCGGCGCAGGAGCAGGGGGTCGCCGAGGGGCTCGAGCCCGTCGCCGACGGCGACGCATCCGGCCTCGCGCAGCGCCGCCATCTCGCTCAGCTGGGCGCCGGCGAGTCCCTGGGTGACGGCGCCGATGGGCAGCACGCGGGCGAAGCCCGCCGCCCGCGCGTGGCGCTGGATGAGCTCCGCCACCGCCGGGGTGTCGATCACGGGCTCGGTGTCCGGCGGGCAGCACAGGGTGGTGATCCCACCCGCCGCCGCGGCCCGGGTCTCGGAGGCGATGGTGGCCTTGTGCTCCTGGCCCGGCTCGCGCAGCCGCGCCGCGAGGTCCACGAGGCCGGGGCAGGCGACGAGGCCCGCGGCCTCGATCACCCGCTCGGGGACGAAGCCCGCCGGGGCGGGGCCGAGGGCGGCGATGCGGCCGTCGGCGACGTGGAGATCGGCAACCGTGTCGAGGCCGCCTGCGGGGTCGACGAGGCGCGCGCCGCGGATCGTGAGCCGCATCTCAGCCCCCCTCCTCCGCGCCGCGGCCGAGGACCATGGACATCACCGCCATGCGCACGGCGATGCCGTGGGTGACCTGCCTGAGGATCACCGAGCGCGGCCCGTCGGCCACCGCCGACTCGATCTCCACGCCGCGGTTGATGGGGCCCGGATGCATGACGATGGCGTCGGGCCGGGCCCGCGCGAGGCGCGCCTCGGTCAGGCCGTAGGTCTGGAAGTACTCGTGGGCGCTGGGCAGGAGCGCCCCGCGCATGCGCTCGCGCTGCAGCCGCAGCATGATGACCACGTCGGCCCCCTCGAGGCCCTCGTCGAGGTGGCGGCACGGGCGCACGCCGAGGGCCTCGGCGGCCGCCGCCGGCAGCAGCGTCCCCGGCGCCACCACGCGCACCTCCCCGGCGCCGAGGGTGCGCAGGGCGTGGATCTGCGACCGCGCCACCCGCGAGTGCAGGATGTCGCCGACGATGGCGATGGTGAGGCCCTCGATGCGGCCCTTGACGCGGCGGATGGTGAAGGCGTCGAGCATCGCCTGGGTGGGGTGGGCGTGGCGGCCGTCGCCGCCGTTGATGACGGCGACGTGGGGGGCGACGTGGCGGGCGATGAAGTGCGCCGCGCCGCTGGCGGCGTGCCGGACCACGAACATGTCGCAGTGCATGGCCTCGAGGTTGCGCACGGTGTCGAGCAGGGTCTCGCCCTTGGTCGCCGAGGAGGTGGCGGCGCTGATGTTGAGCACGTCGGCCGAGAGCCGCTTGGCCGCGAGCTCGAAGGTGGTGCGGGTGCGCGTGCTGGGCTCGAAGAAGAGGTTGGCCACGGTCTTGCCGCGCAGCAGCGGCACCTTCTTGACCTCGCGGCCGGTGACCTCGAGGAAGGACTCGGCGGTGTCGAGGATCTCCTCGAGGACCGCGCGCGGCAGCCCCTCGGTGGTGAGGAAATGGCGCAGCCGGCCCCGCCCGTCCAGCTGCAGCGCCTCGGCCACCGCCTCAGCCCTCCTGCACCGTCAGCGCGAGGGGCTCGGGCCCCGTGAGCTTGACGTGCTGGTGCGGCGCCAGGGCCATGTGGCGCCCCACCACGTCGGGCTGGATCGGCAGCTCGCGCCCGTCGCGCTCCACCAGCACCGCCAGGCGCACCGCGGCCGGGCGGCCGTAGTCGAAGAGCTCGTTGAGGGCGGCGCGCACGGTGCGCCCGGTGTGGAGGACGTCGTCCACCAGGATCAGGTAGGCGTCGTCCACGGCGAAGGGCAGCCGCGAGGGGCGCACCTGGGGGTTGATGCCGATGCGGGTGAAGTCGTCGCGGTAGAAGGAGATGTCCAGCGTTCCCAGCGGCGTGTCGAGGCCGAGGAGGCGGCGCAGCCGCTCCGCCACCCACACCCCGCCGGTGTGGATCCCCACCATGAGGGGGCGCGCCACGGCGTCGGCGGCGAGGCGCGCCCGCAGCGCCTCGGCCATGCGCGCCAGAGCGGCCTCGATGCCGTCCTCAGCCGCCACCGCCCGCCCCGTCGCCGCGCAGCCAGCTCTCGACGATGAGGCGGGCCGCGATCGCATCCACCGGCTCCGCCCCCCCCAGCGCCTCGGCCTCGGCGCTGGTGAGCCGCTCGTCCACTTCCGCCACCGGCAGGCGGCAGCGCCCCCCCAGCCGGCGTGCGAAGCGCCGCGCCGCCCGCGTCATCTCGTGCTCGCTCCCGTCCATGTGGCGGGGACAGCCCACCACCAGGAGGTCCGGGCGCCACTGCGCCACCAGCCGCCGGATCCGCTCCCAGTCGGGCTCGCCGCGGCGCGCCGGCACCACGCCCAGCGCCCGGGCGGTGCCGGTCAGCTCCTGGCCCACGGCGACGCCGATGCGGCGCCGGCCGTAGTCGAAGCCGAGCACCGTCCGCGGACGGCTCACGCGTGCCCCACCTCGCCGGAGAGGTTGTTGAGGTCGACCCCCACGAGGGCCGCCGCCGCCTCCCAGCGCCGCTCCGGGGCGAGATCGAAGAGGATGCCGCGGTCGCCCGGCGCGCTCAGCCAGGCGTTGGCCGCCATCTCCTGCTCGAGCTGGCCCGCGGCCCACCCGGCGTAGCCGAGGGCCACCAGCGCCTGCTCCGGACCCCTGCCCTCGGCGAGGGCGGCGAGGATGTCGCGGGAGGTGGTCAGGCCGAGGTCGTCGCCGATGCGCAGCGAGGCCTCCCACTCGCCCGCCGGGCGGTGGAGCACGAAGCCCCGCTCGCGCTGCACCGGCCCGCCGTAGAAGACCGGCCGTGCGCGCAGGGCCGCATCCGTGCAGGGGATCTCCAGATGGTCCAGCAGCTCGCCCAGGGTCAGCTCCAGGGGGCGGTTGACCACGATCCCCATGGCGCCGTCGGCGTTGTGCTCGCAGACGTAGGTCACGGTGCGGGCGAAGTTGGGGTCGGCCAGGGCGGGCATGGCGATGAGGAACTGGCCGGTGAGATAGGAGGGTCCGTCCATGGCGCGATAGTATCCGTCCGCGCCGGTGGGGGGCGCAAGGCAGGTTGCCCCCGGGGCGCGGCCGCGCTACGGTCCGCCCCCGGAGGCGAGCGGAGGCCCGTCCATGGACATCGTCTACCTGCGCGACCTGCGCATCGAGACCGTCATCGGCATCTTCGACTGGGAGCGTCGCATCCGCCAGGTGGTGAGCGTCGATCTCGACATGGCGGCGGACGTCGCCCGCGCCGCGGCGAGCGACGACATCGCCGACGCCCTCGACTACAAGGCCGTGGCCAAGCGCATCATCGCCTTCGTCGAGGGCAGCAGCTTCCGCCTCGTGGAGAGCCTGGCCGAGGGCATCGCCCGTATCGTCCGCGAGGAGTTCGGGGTGCCCTGGGTGCGCGTCAGCGTGCACAAGCCGGGCGCCATCCGCGGCGCCCGCGACGTCGGCGTCATGATCGAGCGGGGCGTGCGCGGGTGACGGTGCGCGTCTACGTCGGTCTCGGCAGCAACGTCGAGCCGCAGCGCCACGTGCCCTCGGCGCTGGCGGCGCTGCGCCGGCGCTTCGGCGCGCTGGAGACGTCCTCGCTCTACGAGACCGAGGCCGTCGGCTTCGCCGGCGCCCCCTTCCACAACCTCGCGGTGGGCTTCGGGACCGACGAGCCGCCGGAGGCGGTGGTGGCGGCGCTCGCCGCCATCGAGGACGCCAACGGGCGCGACCGGCGCGGGCCCCGCTTCGGCCCCCGCACCCTCGATCTCGACCTGCTCCTCTACGGCGACCTGGTGGGCGAGGTGGCGGGCCGGCCCGTGCCGCGGCCGGAGCTCGTCGAGCACGCCTTCATGCTCGCGCCCATGGCGGAGCTCGCCCCGGGTCTGCGCCACCCCGTGCTCGGGCGTACCCTCGCCGAGCTCTGGGCCGCGCACCCGGGGGGCGCCATCCGCCGCCTCGGCCCCGCGCCCTAGTCCACGACCGAACGGCCGCCGTCGACGGCGAGGATCTGGCCGCTGACGTAGGGGGCGTCGCGGGCGAGGAAGAGGACGGCGCGGGCCACGTCCTCGGGGCTGCCGGTGCGTCCCAGCGGGGTGCGGGCGAGGAGCAGGCGCATGCGCTCGGGGTCGACGCCCTGCTCGGGCCAGAGGATGGCGCCGGGGGCGACGCCGTTGACGCGCACCGCCGGGCCCAGCTCCCGCGCCAGCGCCCGCGTGAGCGCGGCGAGGCCGGCCTTGGCGATGCTGTAGACGGGGTGGCCGGCGAGGGGGCGCTCGGCGTGGATGTCGACGATGTTGACGATGCTGCCGCCGGCGGCGGCGAGGTGGGGGGCGGCGGCCTGGGCGACGAAGAAGGGGGCCTTGAGGTTGGTGCCGAGGAGCCTCTCCCAGTCGGCCTCGGTGACGCTGCCCACCGGGGTGGGGAAGAAGGCCGAGGCGTTGTTGACCAGCAGGTCCAGGCGGCCCCAGTGCGCCAACGCCCCCTCCACGAGGGCGGGCAGGCGCGCGGTCTCGAGCAGGTCCGCCCGTGCGGTGCGCGCGCTGTCGGGCCGCGCGGCGGCAAGCTCCGCCGCCAGCGCCGCGGCGGCCGCCGCCGAGCGGTGGTGGTGCAGGAGGACGCGATAGCCGGCACCATGGAGGGTGCGGGCGATGCAGGCGCCGATGCGGTGGGCGGCGCCGGTGACGAGGGCGACGGGTGCGGCGGTGTCCATGGCTGGCGCTGCACTGTAGCAGAAGGGGCAGGAGGGCGACATGGGGGCGTCGACACGGCTCGAGCTTCCGCCGCCGTCGCCGGAGGCGGCGGCGCACAGCGCGCGGGTGCGCGAGCGCATCGCGGTCGAGATCGAGGCCGCCGGCGGTGCCATCCCGTTCCGCCGCTACATGGAGCTCGCCCTCTATGCGCCGGGCCTCGGCTACTACATGGCGGGCACGG carries:
- the pyrR gene encoding bifunctional pyr operon transcriptional regulator/uracil phosphoribosyltransferase PyrR — encoded protein: MAAEDGIEAALARMAEALRARLAADAVARPLMVGIHTGGVWVAERLRRLLGLDTPLGTLDISFYRDDFTRIGINPQVRPSRLPFAVDDAYLILVDDVLHTGRTVRAALNELFDYGRPAAVRLAVLVERDGRELPIQPDVVGRHMALAPHQHVKLTGPEPLALTVQEG
- the folK gene encoding 2-amino-4-hydroxy-6-hydroxymethyldihydropteridine diphosphokinase, giving the protein MTVRVYVGLGSNVEPQRHVPSALAALRRRFGALETSSLYETEAVGFAGAPFHNLAVGFGTDEPPEAVVAALAAIEDANGRDRRGPRFGPRTLDLDLLLYGDLVGEVAGRPVPRPELVEHAFMLAPMAELAPGLRHPVLGRTLAELWAAHPGGAIRRLGPAP
- a CDS encoding cytochrome c3 family protein, translated to MWRSERRPVPLVWAAPVVLLAAVLLASRPEGAAAPTHPDTVCAGCHLAGPRTRPETARFLVASEERLCGGCHAAALRASHPTGVRPVRPLPAAYPTDWKGELTCSTCHDVHAAGPGKLRGERRGRGFCLSCHEQAFFDAMPEGGTALMVSGHLADDGPPAGRIDRYSAQCLGCHADKLGLKEVRIDVRGVLRHPERALNHPIGVRYADAEAYGGYRPAALLPREMLLPGGRLSCLSCHRAYEARHGALVRRYDNGELCYQCHDL
- the folB gene encoding dihydroneopterin aldolase, coding for MDIVYLRDLRIETVIGIFDWERRIRQVVSVDLDMAADVARAAASDDIADALDYKAVAKRIIAFVEGSSFRLVESLAEGIARIVREEFGVPWVRVSVHKPGAIRGARDVGVMIERGVRG
- a CDS encoding bifunctional diguanylate cyclase/phosphodiesterase, whose protein sequence is MREATSKAPDETRLGFLLTRRFALFALAAALAVGAGLAALYRFYVVEALVLQERRHAESLARSLVSVLHHHYDGLLDASAAMTAVELARHPLQEDLRELLEAAGGGRVVRAKLYDGQGRTVFSTRPYEVGEDQARNPGVRSALGGQVHWAIERRGHFNVHDRVVEQQDLLETYVPVAERDDGGRVHGVVELYTDIGPLFAQVRRVQWALAAGTALALLLLWAGITWYVRRGALALAARLVRRETRLAEAEARIAGLEADLAAAREEARRAEGERRRALRELEYARIAFEKTSEGIVVTDRTGAILAVNPAFTRLTGYAPEEVIGENTRILSSGRHEPAFYEAMWRELAEQGQWQGEIWNRRKSGEFYPEWLNITAVREADGEITGYIGIFSDLSRVKAAEEQAAYLAQHDPLTGLPNRALLRDRIQQALAHARRAGERLALLFVDLDRFKDINDTLGHAAGDLVLKAVARRFARCIRADDTLARHAGDTFAVLARGIDQADDAARLAQCLLDALAEPVTVEGRQLFLRASIGIAVAPEDAEDPDSLLQHADAAMYEAASAGGGRYHFFAIALEEQARRRLDLEGALRKALERGELLLHYQPQVDLSDGAIVGAEALVRWRHPERGLIPPGEFIPVAEESGLVVPLGEWVLREACRQAYRWRVEGLPPVRVAVNLSARQFAAGDLAELVERILDETGMEPHYLELELTESALMADTDRAARTLGALRELGVHVAVDDFGTGYSSMAYLRRFPLSALKIDQAFVRGLPGSEEDAAIVGATAALARALGLRTVAEGVATKAQWLKLLQLRVDEIQGELTGWSGPPEELARRLREGRILQA
- a CDS encoding dihydroorotate dehydrogenase electron transfer subunit — translated: MSTAAIHVEDARILAAEALPADQHLLRLEAPRIAAGAEPGQFVHVRCDEALPMRRPLSILRADRLRGTVELLFKVVGRGTRLLARRRQGETLNLLGPIGRPFRPVAGRPRALLLGGGVGIPPMIFLAERMAAARSHRPLLLAGSEVPFPFPPRPSQMLIEGIPTGVIATFGWLEDRGVPCRLASNAGLPGCFQGHVTGLAERWLEALAPQALAEVAVYACGPPAMLAATAALARRLGLPCQVSLEEHMACGVGGCAGCTVPVRTPSGPAMRRVCVDGPVFDAADVLWAGTP
- the ruvX gene encoding Holliday junction resolvase RuvX; amino-acid sequence: MSRPRTVLGFDYGRRRIGVAVGQELTGTARALGVVPARRGEPDWERIRRLVAQWRPDLLVVGCPRHMDGSEHEMTRAARRFARRLGGRCRLPVAEVDERLTSAEAEALGGAEPVDAIAARLIVESWLRGDGAGGGG
- a CDS encoding pteridine reductase, producing MDTAAPVALVTGAAHRIGACIARTLHGAGYRVLLHHHRSAAAAAALAAELAAARPDSARTARADLLETARLPALVEGALAHWGRLDLLVNNASAFFPTPVGSVTEADWERLLGTNLKAPFFVAQAAAPHLAAAGGSIVNIVDIHAERPLAGHPVYSIAKAGLAALTRALARELGPAVRVNGVAPGAILWPEQGVDPERMRLLLARTPLGRTGSPEDVARAVLFLARDAPYVSGQILAVDGGRSVVD
- a CDS encoding YqgE/AlgH family protein — its product is MDGPSYLTGQFLIAMPALADPNFARTVTYVCEHNADGAMGIVVNRPLELTLGELLDHLEIPCTDAALRARPVFYGGPVQRERGFVLHRPAGEWEASLRIGDDLGLTTSRDILAALAEGRGPEQALVALGYAGWAAGQLEQEMAANAWLSAPGDRGILFDLAPERRWEAAAALVGVDLNNLSGEVGHA
- a CDS encoding aspartate carbamoyltransferase catalytic subunit, encoding MAEALQLDGRGRLRHFLTTEGLPRAVLEEILDTAESFLEVTGREVKKVPLLRGKTVANLFFEPSTRTRTTFELAAKRLSADVLNISAATSSATKGETLLDTVRNLEAMHCDMFVVRHAASGAAHFIARHVAPHVAVINGGDGRHAHPTQAMLDAFTIRRVKGRIEGLTIAIVGDILHSRVARSQIHALRTLGAGEVRVVAPGTLLPAAAAEALGVRPCRHLDEGLEGADVVIMLRLQRERMRGALLPSAHEYFQTYGLTEARLARARPDAIVMHPGPINRGVEIESAVADGPRSVILRQVTHGIAVRMAVMSMVLGRGAEEGG
- a CDS encoding dihydroorotase — protein: MRLTIRGARLVDPAGGLDTVADLHVADGRIAALGPAPAGFVPERVIEAAGLVACPGLVDLAARLREPGQEHKATIASETRAAAAGGITTLCCPPDTEPVIDTPAVAELIQRHARAAGFARVLPIGAVTQGLAGAQLSEMAALREAGCVAVGDGLEPLGDPLLLRRAMAYAATFDLPLHLRPEDPALRDGGIAHEGRVATRLGLPGIPPSAETVAIARALALAEETGARVHFCRLSTARGVALVRRAKAEGLAVTADVSAHQLHLTEDDLEGFDPQCHLRPPLREGADREALRAGLADGTLDAVCSDHQPHEADAKLAPFGETEPGISALETLLPLTLALVADGVCDLATALARLTAGPAAVLGLAPPRLAPGAVADVCLFDPDAAWTVEAATLRSRGRNSPFLGRTLRGRVRWTLLEGRIVHEEPAP
- the rpoH gene encoding RNA polymerase sigma factor RpoH — its product is MTLPIEARLTLPAPVSNLDAYIEAVNRIPVLDAEEERQLARAWRERRDLEAARRLVLAHLRFVVYIARGYLGYGLPLGDLIQEGNIGLMKAVKRFDPAMGVRLVSFAVHWIRAEIHEFILRNWRIVKVATTKAQRKLFFNLRRAKQRLGWLSRDEARRIAADLGVPEAEVVEMERRLAAHDVPFDAGPEDDDEGHRPAPVAYLEDRGADPAEQVAQAEWEAHSRARLHAALAALDPRSRDIVTRRWLAEPKATLQELAAEYGISIERVRQIENAAIRKMRMQLAA